Part of the Ornithinimicrobium flavum genome, CGGCGCCTTCCTCTGGCAGGGCGCGAGCCAGGCCGTGACGGTGGGCCGGCACGGGGCGATCTCCTCCCGCCGCACCGTCGGGGAGGCGGCGCTGCGGCCGGGCGTGGTGCCGGCGGACACGCTCCTGGGGTCCGTGCCCTGGCCCGAGCACCCGATCTGGGTCGTGACGGGTGCGGACGGCAGGGCGGACGGCGTGGTGGACCCCCGCTCGCTGCAGCAGGTGCCCGTCGAGGCACGCGCGCGCACGGCGGTGTCCGCGGTCGCCGTCCGCCTCCCTGCGGGCTGGGCCGTCGAGATGGATCCGCAGACCCGCCTGGACACGGTCATCGAGGTCATGCGCTCCAGCGGCTCCGGCGTGGTGGGCCTGCTGGACCCGTCCGGGAGACCGTGGGGGGTCGTCATGGCCGACGCCCTGACCCGGCGCTCGTAGACTGGCCCGGTGACTCCTACCGGCGCCGACCTGCGGCGCGGCCCCTTCCGGCCCGGCGACCGCGTCCAGCTGACCGACCCCAAGGGGCGGCTGCACACCATCACGCTGGAGCCCGGCAAGGACTTCCACACCCACCGGGGCCACCTGCGTCACGACGACCTCATCGGTGCGCCCGACGGCACGGTGGTGCGGCACAGCTCCGGCGCGGAGTACCTCGCCCTGCGCCCCCTGCTCTCCGACTACGTGCTGTCCATGCCCCGCGGCGCCCAGGTGGTCTACCCCAAGGACGCCGGCCAGATCGTCACGTACGCCGACATCTTCCCGGGTGCCACGGTCGTCGAGGCCGGGGTGGGGTCGGGGGCGCTGTCCCTCTCGCTGCTGCGGGCGGTGGGGGACCAGGGCCGTCTCTTCAGCTTCGAGCGGCGGGAGGACTTCGCCGACATCGCCCGCGCCAACGGTCGCGCCTTCTTCGGCGGGGACCATCCTGCCTGGACGATCACCCTGGGCGACCTGGTCGAGATGCTCCCGCAGACCCTCGAGCCGGGTTCGGTCGACCGCGTGGTGCTCGACATGCTCGCCCCGTGGGAGTGCCTGGACGTCGTCGGGGAGGCGCTGGCCCCCGGTGGCGTGCTCATCTGCTACGTCGCCACCGCGACCCAGCTCTCCCGCGTCGCGGAGACGGCCCGCTCGCTCGGGGGCTGGACCGAGCCGCAGGCCTGGGAGTCCCTGGTGCGCGGCTGGCACCTCGAGGGGCTGGCGGTGCGTCCCGAGCACCGGATGCACGGACACACCGGCTTCCTGCTCACCACCCGCCGGCTGGCGCCGGGCACGAGCGCCC contains:
- a CDS encoding tRNA (adenine-N1)-methyltransferase, with translation MTPTGADLRRGPFRPGDRVQLTDPKGRLHTITLEPGKDFHTHRGHLRHDDLIGAPDGTVVRHSSGAEYLALRPLLSDYVLSMPRGAQVVYPKDAGQIVTYADIFPGATVVEAGVGSGALSLSLLRAVGDQGRLFSFERREDFADIARANGRAFFGGDHPAWTITLGDLVEMLPQTLEPGSVDRVVLDMLAPWECLDVVGEALAPGGVLICYVATATQLSRVAETARSLGGWTEPQAWESLVRGWHLEGLAVRPEHRMHGHTGFLLTTRRLAPGTSAPLRKRRPAPPGAYGEDYTPAAEEHWSAEDLGERPVSDKRLRRTRRDAEATARHRVEGEAPVEDERS